A single Schistocerca piceifrons isolate TAMUIC-IGC-003096 chromosome 6, iqSchPice1.1, whole genome shotgun sequence DNA region contains:
- the LOC124803362 gene encoding uncharacterized protein LOC124803362 → MSVQQHASLSKAMSKQCAKSDQLNHGRTVVKSDKAHRTIVNLSNQKLDDGSISALSKGLKFSPAPRHLSILDIISGIEQCNRNLSHNGAEDVRLTTSHILVKAKPPESNISQEERRCLRLLRENEDLVVLPADKGNATVVLNSADYHLKMLHF, encoded by the coding sequence ATGTCAGTGCAACAACATGCAAGTTTATCCAAGGCAATGTCGAAGCAATGTGCCAAGTCTGACCAACTGAATCACGGAAGAACTGTAGTGAAATCCGATAAGGCCCATAGAACGATTGTTAACCTTTCCAACCAAAAATTGGACGATGGCTCTATATCAGCACTGAGTAAAGGCCTCAAATTTTCTCCAGCTCCACGACATCTGTCAATATTGGATATAATTAGTGGAATAGAGCAGTGCAATAGGAATCTTTCGCACAATGGAGCTGAGGACGTCAGGCTAACTACCAGCCATATCCTGGTGAAAGCTAAGCCACCAGAATCTAATATTAGCCAGGAGGAACGACGTTGCTTACGGTTATTACGTGAGAATGAagacttggttgtcttgccagcagacaaagggaatgccACCGTGGTGCTGAACTCTGCAGATTACCACCTCAAGATGCTGCATTTTTAG